A portion of the Pangasianodon hypophthalmus isolate fPanHyp1 chromosome 20, fPanHyp1.pri, whole genome shotgun sequence genome contains these proteins:
- the LOC113538092 gene encoding calmodulin-binding transcription activator 1 isoform X3 gives MAAENKPEDEHGHLKIYLPKKLLECLPKCSSLPKERHRWNTNEEIAAYLISFEKHEEWLTTSPKTRPQNGSMILYNRKKVKYRKDGYCWKKRKDGKTTREDHMKLKVQGVECLYGCYVHSSIIPTFHRRCYWLLQNPDIVLVHYLNVPAIEDCGKPCGPILCSINTDKKEWAKWTKEELISQLKPMFHGIKWTCSNGNSSTGFSAEQLVQQILDSHQTKPPPRTHNCLCTGTLGAGSSLHHKCNSAKHRIISPKVDPRSGGAYSSTHSEVQNSDVSEGKTEHTHGAGKNGRATGDGPGGSTAREKRNSKGPKPALLHQNSMEVSSTNQVEVPDTTQSSPVSISSGLNSDPDMADSPVVTGMSHVASVMSSLSQSATVFMSEVTGDPVYSMSPTGDPSAHLLGPDTASSSLVLAVAADSHKFAFPGAVGVGLGDVGSTERLAMLSAASMSEELVLSSSLESGSIKLPETTMNFDPDCFLNNPKQGQTYGGNGLKTEVSNASSCSNGGVRCSPPLADNGYGFNASLVKNIKTEDTSFEQQLAKEGGYQVGEVVSGAGSLSNSSGSGSTQSSLALTPTSSLLPSGGGLSPSTTLEQMDFSAIDAKQDFSSTMMSATNYGQAIPSPQLAHQSHSPSFFLQGSPQSTQTQTHQNTSTSAQTSHDSTAFMGMSVVKTDSTGTNGHHHHHRHAHQGQHTASNCNGSSPAESNGQGGTLHLLQYQNRFAGASKEHEEVGSLEQPTNSEGRDTGGQEKETEDLLKAGDHLQHCVGNGADGNGATEHYLQQPESTTLGAGGAGGTGTGTNSGTLCNGTDGSRATGSPHQQLQPLLQGAGLVQGLFNNMAAHQALATNGANGGGSMEISLDHFDVSFGNQFSDLINDFISVEGGNSAAIGGQTGNTLYSHQIIAHSGTEGQVSSGATTQQVAEEGPTHGAAGYNSAELCLQPCCSPQSAQPGALGTDTGQLAYMQVEEVVSAAVAHGTMGMLQNTGGLFVVTDYSPEWSYPEGGVKVLITGPWQEASSDYTCLFDQITVPASLIQPGVLRCYCPAHDTGLVTLQVAASSQIISNSVVFEYKARALPALPTSQHDWLSLDDNQFRMSILERLEQMERRMAEMSGQQQQQGSGGTSESGVTGGGGGGGGGGGGGEGRGNADQTQQSPGQSQSQGQAGSSFESRVVVVCEKMMNRACWAKSKHLIHSKTFRGMTLLHLAAAQGYANLIQTLIKWRTKHADSIDLELEVDPLNVDHFSCTPLMWACALGHTEAAVVLYKWDRRALAIPDSLGRLPLATARSRGHTKLAEFLENLQREEQQQQTSAASMSFSSSAESSTTEGWMNVWGSEAASGIRGSNIASSVPSSNQDLRRPRSESSSFYNSESQGDAPLTKKHKPNPEIHQARPSKPGSTPLGLGEQVHKAKTCPAKAARAGTVDKESGKGDKAQTKLGSACGGGRWSGRQTAGRRGPIGGLAKERLANRLRLREASGTGSVSELLVGQEDLENTGDLQLNMMTLAEHIIEATPDRIKSENFVATESAPLDSVEVNSTMSWLATYLGDAERFLYSKPLVCATGLGGGHAGSHPESEGPFGKLGLPSPADWSAFLNISHSKKERDLTQLALSDHEQRELYEAARQVQSTFRKYKGRPLREQQELAAAVIQRCYKKYKQVSSQPRRCYPVYCFTLVSSRYDYLFGILSSPSSFFHKLTWIALKYALYKKMTLAAILIQSKFRSYYEQKKFQQSRRAAMLIQQYYRSYKELGRPNSHSHAAAAAALVQHKLRSGLLTKRQDQAARKIMRFLLRCRHRARELKKAKEHESSPKSPVTM, from the exons AACCCAGACATCGTTCTGGTCCACTACCTTAACGTTCCGGCCATAGAGGATTGTGGGAAGCCATGCGGTCCAATCCTGTGCTCCATCAACACAGACAAGAAGGAGTGGGCCAAATGGACCAAGGAGGAGCTCATCAGCCAGCTCAAGCCCATGT TTCATGGCATCAAGTGGACTTGCAGCAACGGGAACAGCAGCACCGGCTTCTCGGCTGAGCAGCTGGTGCAGCAGATCCTGGACAGCCACCAGACCAAGCCACCTCCCCGGACTCACAACTGCCTCTGCACGGGGACGCTGG GTGCTGGTAGTAGTCTGCATCATAAGTGTAACAGTGCCAAACACCGCATCATCTCCCCGAAGGTCGACCCACGCTCTGGAGGTGCATACAGCAGCACTCACTCTGAAGTCCAGAACAGTGATGTGTCTGAGGGCAAGACCGAGCACACCCATGGAGCAGGCAAAAACGGCAGGGCAACGGGCGATGGACCGGGTGGATCAACTGCACGAGAAAAGAGGAACAGCAAAGGACCGAAACCGGCTCTACTTCATCAGAACAGTATGGAGGTGTCCTCCACCAACCAGGTTGAGGTGCCAGACACTACCCAGAGCTCTCCTGTCTCCATTAGCAGCGGGCTAAACTCTGATCCAGACATGGCCGATAGCCCAGTGGTGACAGGTATGAGTCATGTGGCCTCCGTCATGAGCAGCCTCTCCCAGTCCGCCACTGTCTTCATGTCAGAGGTCACCGGTGATCCCGTCTACAGCATGTCTCCCACTGGAGATCCCAGTGCTCATCTCCTAGGCCCTGACACAGCCTCAAGCAGCTTGGTGCTGGCAGTTGCTGCTGACAGTCACAAATTTGCTTTTCCTGGGGCTGTGGGTGTGGGTTTAGGAGATGTAGGGTCTACAGAGAGGTTGGCTATGCTTTCTGCAGCTAGTATGTCAGAAGAGCTTGTCCTTTCTAGCAGCCTGGAGTCTGGGAGCATCAAGCTGCCTGAAACCACCATGAACTTTGACCCAGACTGCTTCCTCAACAACCCCAAGCAGGGCCAGACATATGGAGGAAATGGGCTAAAGACAGAGGTCAGCAATGCAAGCAGTTGTAGCAACGGAGGAGTCCGCTGTTCACCTCCTCTCGCCGACAATGGTTATGGCTTCAACGCTTCACTGGTCAAGAATATAAAGACGGAGGACACGTCATTTGAGCAGCAGCTGGCCAAAGAAGGTGGTTACCAGGTCGGAGAGGTGGTCAGTGGTGCAGGTAGCCTGTCCAACTCCTCCGGGAGTGGCTCTACCCAGAGTTCCCTAGCTCTGACACCAACTAGCTCATTGCTCCCGTCTGGGGGTGGCCTAAGCCCTAGCACCACACTGGAGCAGATGGATTTCAGCGCCATTGATGCCAAGCAGGACTTCTCTTCTACCATGATGTCTGCTACAAACTATGGTCAAGCTATACCCAGCCCTCAGCTGGCCCACCAGAGCCACTCTCCCAGCTTCTTCCTGCAGGGCTCACCCCAGTCCACTCAGACACAAACCCACCAGAACACAAGCACTTCTGCTCAGACCTCACACGACTCCACTGCTTTCATGGGTATGTCCGTAGTCAAGACTGATTCAACAGGCACCAATGggcatcaccaccaccaccgccaTGCTCATCAAGGCCAGCACACTGCGTCCAACTGCAACGGCAGCTCTCCAGCTGAGAGTAATGGTCAAGGTGGCACTCTGCACCTTCTGCAGTACCAAAACCGCTTTGCAGGTGCCAGCAAAGAACACGAGGAGGTTGGAAGTCTGGAACAACCAACCAACTCAGAAGGACGGGACACAGGTGGGCAAGAAAAGGAGACAGAAGACTTGCTGAAGGCAGGAGATCACCTGCAACACTGTGTGGGAAATGGGGCAGACGGCAATGGAGCTACAGAGCACTACCTCCAACAACCAGAGAGCACCACCTTGggagcaggaggagctggaggaacAGGAACAGGTACTAATAGTGGAACCCTGTGTAACGGCACCGATGGCAGTAGGGCAACTGGCAGTCCACATCAGCAGCTCCAGCCTCTCCTACAGGGAGCAGGGCTTGTCCAGGGGCTTTTTAACAACATGGCAGCCCACCAGGCTCTGGCCACAAATGGAGCCAATGGAGGAGGATCCATGGAGATCAGCCTAGATCACTTTGACGTCTCCTTTGGGAATCAGTTTTCAGACCTCATCAACGATTTCATTTCAGTAGAAGGAGGAAACAGCGCAGCAATCGGGGGACAAACGGGCAACACACTCTACAGCCATCAGATAATTGCCCACTCAGGCACAGAAGGGCAAGTGTCATCTGGAGCAACCACCCAACAGGTTGCTGAAGAAGGACCCACCCATGGAGCTGCAGGGTACAACTCTGCAGAACTCTGCCTTCAGCCGTGTTGCAGCCCCCAGTCGGCCCAGCCCGGGGCATTAGGAACAGACACTGGGCAGTTGGCATACATGCAAGTAGAGGAGGTAGTGTCTGCAGCTGTGGCTCATGGGACCATGGGGATGCTTCAGAACACTGGGGGACTGTTTGTGGTGACAGACTATTCACCAGAGTGGTCTTACCCAGAG GGTGGAGTGAAGGTTTTAATCACAGGACCATGGCAGGAGGCCAGCAGTGACTACACTTGCCTGTTTGATCAGATCACGGTTCCTGCCTCGCTCATTCAGCCTGGAGTGCTGAGATGTTACTGCCCAG CTCACGACACAGGCCTGGTGACCCTTCAGGTGGCAGCCAGCAGTCAGATCATCTCCAACTCGGTGGTGTTTGAATATAAAGCTCGTGCTCTCCCTGCCCTGCCCACCTCTCAGCACGACTGGCTCTCCCTGGACG ACAACCAATTCAGAATGTCGATCCTGGAGCGCCTGGAGCAGATGGAGCGCAGAATGGCCGAGATGTCcggccagcagcagcagcaaggCAGTGGTGGAACATCTGAAAGTGGAGTAACAgggggaggaggtggaggaggtggaggaggaggaggaggagaaggaagaggCAATGCCGACCAGACACAG CAATCCCCGGGTCAGAGTCAGAGCCAGGGACAAGCTGGAAGCTCCTTTGAGAGtcgtgtggtggtggtgtgtgagaAGATGATGAACCGCGCCTGCTGGGCAAAATCCAAGCACTTAATCCACTCCAAAACTTTCCGGGGTATGACCCTGCTCCACCTGGCAGCTGCCCAGGGTTACGCCAACCTGATCCAGACCCTCATCAAGTGGCG CACTAAGCATGCAGACAGCATTGACCTGGAGTTAGAGGTGGATCCTTTGAATGTCGACCACTTCTCCTGCACCCCATTG atGTGGGCTTGTGCTTTGGGTCACACGGAGGCAGCAGTGGTTTTGTATAAGTGGGATCGGCGTGCCCTGGCTATCCCCGATTCTCTCGGACGCTTGCCATTGGCCACAGCCCGATCCCGGGGCCACACCAAGCTGGCGGAGTTTCTGGAAAATCTTCAGAGGgaagaacagcagcagcagacgtCCGCTGCCAGCATGTCTTTCTCCTCATCTGCGGAAAGCTCCACCACAGAGGGCTGGATGAATGTTTGGGGAAGTGAGGCTGCTTCTGGAATAAGAGGGAGCAACATCGCTAGCTCTGTGCCAAGCTCAAACCAAG ATTTGAGGAGACCCAGGTCTGAATCTTCCAGTTTCTACAACAGTGAAAGCCAAGGCGATGCCCCATTAACCAAGAAACACAAACCCAATCCTGAGATCCACCAAGCAAGGCCAAGCAAGCCTGGTTCTACCCCTCTCGGTTTAGGAGAGCAAGTCCACAAGGCTAAAACATGCCCTGCTAAAGCAGCCAGAGCAGGTACGGTGGACAAAGAGTCAGGAAAAGGAGACAAGGCTCAGACAAAGCTGGGCTCAGCTTGCGGAGGTGGGCGATGGAGTGGCAGACAGACCGCAGGTCGCAGAGGGCCAATTGGAGGACTTGCTAAAGAAAGGTTGGCAAACAGGCTGAGGTTACGAGAAGCATCCGGTACAGGATCAGTCTCTGAGCTTCTGGTGGGCCAAGAGGATCTGGAGAACACAGGAGACCTACAG TTGAATATGATGACTTTGGCCGAGCATATCATTGAAGCAACGCCTGATCGCATCAAGAGTGAAAACTTCGTTGCCACAGAGTCAGCACCCCTGGATAGTGTTGAGGTCAACAGCACTATGAGTTGGTTAGCTACTTACCTTGGAGATGCAGAAAG GTTCTTATACAGCAAACCGCTGGTGTGCGCCACAGGATTGGGCGGTGGCCACGCTGGCAGCCACCCGGAATCTGAAGGCCCTTTCGGAAAACTTGGACTTCCATCTCCAGCAGACTGGAGTGCATTTCTTAACATCTCTCACAGCAAAAAGGAGCGGGATCTAACCCAGCTGGCCCTGTCCGACCACGAGCAGAGAGAGCTGTACGAGGCAGCGCGCCAAGTCCAGAGCACCTTCCGCAAGTATAAG GGGCGTCCACTAAGAGAACAGCAGGAACTGGCAGCTGCTGTTATTCAGCGCTGTTATAAAAAGTACAAACAGGTAAGCTCACAACCTAGGAGATGTTATCCTGTATACTGCTTTACTCTAGTCAGTAGTCGATATGACTATTTGTTTGGTATACTTTCATCTCCTTCCTCTTTCTTCCACAAGCTGACATGGATAGCCTTGAAG TATGCACTTTATAAGAAGATGACGCTGGCCGCCATCCTAATACAGAGTAAATTCCGCAGCTACTATGAGCAGAAGAAGTTCCAGCAAAGTCGTCGGGCAGCCATGCTAATCCAGCAATACTATCGCAGCTACAAGGAGCTGGGCCGACCCAACTCGCACTCTCACGCCGCTGCAGCTGCAGCCCTAGTGCAGCACAAACTCAG AAGTGGTCTGCTCACCAAGAGGCAGGACCAGGCCGCCAGGAAAATCATGCGATTTCTACTCCGATGTCGCCATAG GGCGAGAGAACTGAAAAAGGCCAAGGAACATGAGAGCTCGCCAAAGAGCCCCGTCACAATGTAA
- the LOC113538092 gene encoding calmodulin-binding transcription activator 1 isoform X1, which translates to MAAENKPEGLKRIRNADRMYRTSVSYASHTATKGVRDDTDTNNEHGHLKIYLPKKLLECLPKCSSLPKERHRWNTNEEIAAYLISFEKHEEWLTTSPKTRPQNGSMILYNRKKVKYRKDGYCWKKRKDGKTTREDHMKLKVQGVECLYGCYVHSSIIPTFHRRCYWLLQNPDIVLVHYLNVPAIEDCGKPCGPILCSINTDKKEWAKWTKEELISQLKPMFHGIKWTCSNGNSSTGFSAEQLVQQILDSHQTKPPPRTHNCLCTGTLGAGSSLHHKCNSAKHRIISPKVDPRSGGAYSSTHSEVQNSDVSEGKTEHTHGAGKNGRATGDGPGGSTAREKRNSKGPKPALLHQNSMEVSSTNQVEVPDTTQSSPVSISSGLNSDPDMADSPVVTGMSHVASVMSSLSQSATVFMSEVTGDPVYSMSPTGDPSAHLLGPDTASSSLVLAVAADSHKFAFPGAVGVGLGDVGSTERLAMLSAASMSEELVLSSSLESGSIKLPETTMNFDPDCFLNNPKQGQTYGGNGLKTEVSNASSCSNGGVRCSPPLADNGYGFNASLVKNIKTEDTSFEQQLAKEGGYQVGEVVSGAGSLSNSSGSGSTQSSLALTPTSSLLPSGGGLSPSTTLEQMDFSAIDAKQDFSSTMMSATNYGQAIPSPQLAHQSHSPSFFLQGSPQSTQTQTHQNTSTSAQTSHDSTAFMGMSVVKTDSTGTNGHHHHHRHAHQGQHTASNCNGSSPAESNGQGGTLHLLQYQNRFAGASKEHEEVGSLEQPTNSEGRDTGGQEKETEDLLKAGDHLQHCVGNGADGNGATEHYLQQPESTTLGAGGAGGTGTGTNSGTLCNGTDGSRATGSPHQQLQPLLQGAGLVQGLFNNMAAHQALATNGANGGGSMEISLDHFDVSFGNQFSDLINDFISVEGGNSAAIGGQTGNTLYSHQIIAHSGTEGQVSSGATTQQVAEEGPTHGAAGYNSAELCLQPCCSPQSAQPGALGTDTGQLAYMQVEEVVSAAVAHGTMGMLQNTGGLFVVTDYSPEWSYPEGGVKVLITGPWQEASSDYTCLFDQITVPASLIQPGVLRCYCPAHDTGLVTLQVAASSQIISNSVVFEYKARALPALPTSQHDWLSLDDNQFRMSILERLEQMERRMAEMSGQQQQQGSGGTSESGVTGGGGGGGGGGGGGEGRGNADQTQQSPGQSQSQGQAGSSFESRVVVVCEKMMNRACWAKSKHLIHSKTFRGMTLLHLAAAQGYANLIQTLIKWRTKHADSIDLELEVDPLNVDHFSCTPLMWACALGHTEAAVVLYKWDRRALAIPDSLGRLPLATARSRGHTKLAEFLENLQREEQQQQTSAASMSFSSSAESSTTEGWMNVWGSEAASGIRGSNIASSVPSSNQDLRRPRSESSSFYNSESQGDAPLTKKHKPNPEIHQARPSKPGSTPLGLGEQVHKAKTCPAKAARAGTVDKESGKGDKAQTKLGSACGGGRWSGRQTAGRRGPIGGLAKERLANRLRLREASGTGSVSELLVGQEDLENTGDLQLNMMTLAEHIIEATPDRIKSENFVATESAPLDSVEVNSTMSWLATYLGDAERFLYSKPLVCATGLGGGHAGSHPESEGPFGKLGLPSPADWSAFLNISHSKKERDLTQLALSDHEQRELYEAARQVQSTFRKYKGRPLREQQELAAAVIQRCYKKYKQVSSQPRRCYPVYCFTLVSSRYDYLFGILSSPSSFFHKLTWIALKYALYKKMTLAAILIQSKFRSYYEQKKFQQSRRAAMLIQQYYRSYKELGRPNSHSHAAAAAALVQHKLRSGLLTKRQDQAARKIMRFLLRCRHRARELKKAKEHESSPKSPVTM; encoded by the exons AACCCAGACATCGTTCTGGTCCACTACCTTAACGTTCCGGCCATAGAGGATTGTGGGAAGCCATGCGGTCCAATCCTGTGCTCCATCAACACAGACAAGAAGGAGTGGGCCAAATGGACCAAGGAGGAGCTCATCAGCCAGCTCAAGCCCATGT TTCATGGCATCAAGTGGACTTGCAGCAACGGGAACAGCAGCACCGGCTTCTCGGCTGAGCAGCTGGTGCAGCAGATCCTGGACAGCCACCAGACCAAGCCACCTCCCCGGACTCACAACTGCCTCTGCACGGGGACGCTGG GTGCTGGTAGTAGTCTGCATCATAAGTGTAACAGTGCCAAACACCGCATCATCTCCCCGAAGGTCGACCCACGCTCTGGAGGTGCATACAGCAGCACTCACTCTGAAGTCCAGAACAGTGATGTGTCTGAGGGCAAGACCGAGCACACCCATGGAGCAGGCAAAAACGGCAGGGCAACGGGCGATGGACCGGGTGGATCAACTGCACGAGAAAAGAGGAACAGCAAAGGACCGAAACCGGCTCTACTTCATCAGAACAGTATGGAGGTGTCCTCCACCAACCAGGTTGAGGTGCCAGACACTACCCAGAGCTCTCCTGTCTCCATTAGCAGCGGGCTAAACTCTGATCCAGACATGGCCGATAGCCCAGTGGTGACAGGTATGAGTCATGTGGCCTCCGTCATGAGCAGCCTCTCCCAGTCCGCCACTGTCTTCATGTCAGAGGTCACCGGTGATCCCGTCTACAGCATGTCTCCCACTGGAGATCCCAGTGCTCATCTCCTAGGCCCTGACACAGCCTCAAGCAGCTTGGTGCTGGCAGTTGCTGCTGACAGTCACAAATTTGCTTTTCCTGGGGCTGTGGGTGTGGGTTTAGGAGATGTAGGGTCTACAGAGAGGTTGGCTATGCTTTCTGCAGCTAGTATGTCAGAAGAGCTTGTCCTTTCTAGCAGCCTGGAGTCTGGGAGCATCAAGCTGCCTGAAACCACCATGAACTTTGACCCAGACTGCTTCCTCAACAACCCCAAGCAGGGCCAGACATATGGAGGAAATGGGCTAAAGACAGAGGTCAGCAATGCAAGCAGTTGTAGCAACGGAGGAGTCCGCTGTTCACCTCCTCTCGCCGACAATGGTTATGGCTTCAACGCTTCACTGGTCAAGAATATAAAGACGGAGGACACGTCATTTGAGCAGCAGCTGGCCAAAGAAGGTGGTTACCAGGTCGGAGAGGTGGTCAGTGGTGCAGGTAGCCTGTCCAACTCCTCCGGGAGTGGCTCTACCCAGAGTTCCCTAGCTCTGACACCAACTAGCTCATTGCTCCCGTCTGGGGGTGGCCTAAGCCCTAGCACCACACTGGAGCAGATGGATTTCAGCGCCATTGATGCCAAGCAGGACTTCTCTTCTACCATGATGTCTGCTACAAACTATGGTCAAGCTATACCCAGCCCTCAGCTGGCCCACCAGAGCCACTCTCCCAGCTTCTTCCTGCAGGGCTCACCCCAGTCCACTCAGACACAAACCCACCAGAACACAAGCACTTCTGCTCAGACCTCACACGACTCCACTGCTTTCATGGGTATGTCCGTAGTCAAGACTGATTCAACAGGCACCAATGggcatcaccaccaccaccgccaTGCTCATCAAGGCCAGCACACTGCGTCCAACTGCAACGGCAGCTCTCCAGCTGAGAGTAATGGTCAAGGTGGCACTCTGCACCTTCTGCAGTACCAAAACCGCTTTGCAGGTGCCAGCAAAGAACACGAGGAGGTTGGAAGTCTGGAACAACCAACCAACTCAGAAGGACGGGACACAGGTGGGCAAGAAAAGGAGACAGAAGACTTGCTGAAGGCAGGAGATCACCTGCAACACTGTGTGGGAAATGGGGCAGACGGCAATGGAGCTACAGAGCACTACCTCCAACAACCAGAGAGCACCACCTTGggagcaggaggagctggaggaacAGGAACAGGTACTAATAGTGGAACCCTGTGTAACGGCACCGATGGCAGTAGGGCAACTGGCAGTCCACATCAGCAGCTCCAGCCTCTCCTACAGGGAGCAGGGCTTGTCCAGGGGCTTTTTAACAACATGGCAGCCCACCAGGCTCTGGCCACAAATGGAGCCAATGGAGGAGGATCCATGGAGATCAGCCTAGATCACTTTGACGTCTCCTTTGGGAATCAGTTTTCAGACCTCATCAACGATTTCATTTCAGTAGAAGGAGGAAACAGCGCAGCAATCGGGGGACAAACGGGCAACACACTCTACAGCCATCAGATAATTGCCCACTCAGGCACAGAAGGGCAAGTGTCATCTGGAGCAACCACCCAACAGGTTGCTGAAGAAGGACCCACCCATGGAGCTGCAGGGTACAACTCTGCAGAACTCTGCCTTCAGCCGTGTTGCAGCCCCCAGTCGGCCCAGCCCGGGGCATTAGGAACAGACACTGGGCAGTTGGCATACATGCAAGTAGAGGAGGTAGTGTCTGCAGCTGTGGCTCATGGGACCATGGGGATGCTTCAGAACACTGGGGGACTGTTTGTGGTGACAGACTATTCACCAGAGTGGTCTTACCCAGAG GGTGGAGTGAAGGTTTTAATCACAGGACCATGGCAGGAGGCCAGCAGTGACTACACTTGCCTGTTTGATCAGATCACGGTTCCTGCCTCGCTCATTCAGCCTGGAGTGCTGAGATGTTACTGCCCAG CTCACGACACAGGCCTGGTGACCCTTCAGGTGGCAGCCAGCAGTCAGATCATCTCCAACTCGGTGGTGTTTGAATATAAAGCTCGTGCTCTCCCTGCCCTGCCCACCTCTCAGCACGACTGGCTCTCCCTGGACG ACAACCAATTCAGAATGTCGATCCTGGAGCGCCTGGAGCAGATGGAGCGCAGAATGGCCGAGATGTCcggccagcagcagcagcaaggCAGTGGTGGAACATCTGAAAGTGGAGTAACAgggggaggaggtggaggaggtggaggaggaggaggaggagaaggaagaggCAATGCCGACCAGACACAG CAATCCCCGGGTCAGAGTCAGAGCCAGGGACAAGCTGGAAGCTCCTTTGAGAGtcgtgtggtggtggtgtgtgagaAGATGATGAACCGCGCCTGCTGGGCAAAATCCAAGCACTTAATCCACTCCAAAACTTTCCGGGGTATGACCCTGCTCCACCTGGCAGCTGCCCAGGGTTACGCCAACCTGATCCAGACCCTCATCAAGTGGCG CACTAAGCATGCAGACAGCATTGACCTGGAGTTAGAGGTGGATCCTTTGAATGTCGACCACTTCTCCTGCACCCCATTG atGTGGGCTTGTGCTTTGGGTCACACGGAGGCAGCAGTGGTTTTGTATAAGTGGGATCGGCGTGCCCTGGCTATCCCCGATTCTCTCGGACGCTTGCCATTGGCCACAGCCCGATCCCGGGGCCACACCAAGCTGGCGGAGTTTCTGGAAAATCTTCAGAGGgaagaacagcagcagcagacgtCCGCTGCCAGCATGTCTTTCTCCTCATCTGCGGAAAGCTCCACCACAGAGGGCTGGATGAATGTTTGGGGAAGTGAGGCTGCTTCTGGAATAAGAGGGAGCAACATCGCTAGCTCTGTGCCAAGCTCAAACCAAG ATTTGAGGAGACCCAGGTCTGAATCTTCCAGTTTCTACAACAGTGAAAGCCAAGGCGATGCCCCATTAACCAAGAAACACAAACCCAATCCTGAGATCCACCAAGCAAGGCCAAGCAAGCCTGGTTCTACCCCTCTCGGTTTAGGAGAGCAAGTCCACAAGGCTAAAACATGCCCTGCTAAAGCAGCCAGAGCAGGTACGGTGGACAAAGAGTCAGGAAAAGGAGACAAGGCTCAGACAAAGCTGGGCTCAGCTTGCGGAGGTGGGCGATGGAGTGGCAGACAGACCGCAGGTCGCAGAGGGCCAATTGGAGGACTTGCTAAAGAAAGGTTGGCAAACAGGCTGAGGTTACGAGAAGCATCCGGTACAGGATCAGTCTCTGAGCTTCTGGTGGGCCAAGAGGATCTGGAGAACACAGGAGACCTACAG TTGAATATGATGACTTTGGCCGAGCATATCATTGAAGCAACGCCTGATCGCATCAAGAGTGAAAACTTCGTTGCCACAGAGTCAGCACCCCTGGATAGTGTTGAGGTCAACAGCACTATGAGTTGGTTAGCTACTTACCTTGGAGATGCAGAAAG GTTCTTATACAGCAAACCGCTGGTGTGCGCCACAGGATTGGGCGGTGGCCACGCTGGCAGCCACCCGGAATCTGAAGGCCCTTTCGGAAAACTTGGACTTCCATCTCCAGCAGACTGGAGTGCATTTCTTAACATCTCTCACAGCAAAAAGGAGCGGGATCTAACCCAGCTGGCCCTGTCCGACCACGAGCAGAGAGAGCTGTACGAGGCAGCGCGCCAAGTCCAGAGCACCTTCCGCAAGTATAAG GGGCGTCCACTAAGAGAACAGCAGGAACTGGCAGCTGCTGTTATTCAGCGCTGTTATAAAAAGTACAAACAGGTAAGCTCACAACCTAGGAGATGTTATCCTGTATACTGCTTTACTCTAGTCAGTAGTCGATATGACTATTTGTTTGGTATACTTTCATCTCCTTCCTCTTTCTTCCACAAGCTGACATGGATAGCCTTGAAG TATGCACTTTATAAGAAGATGACGCTGGCCGCCATCCTAATACAGAGTAAATTCCGCAGCTACTATGAGCAGAAGAAGTTCCAGCAAAGTCGTCGGGCAGCCATGCTAATCCAGCAATACTATCGCAGCTACAAGGAGCTGGGCCGACCCAACTCGCACTCTCACGCCGCTGCAGCTGCAGCCCTAGTGCAGCACAAACTCAG AAGTGGTCTGCTCACCAAGAGGCAGGACCAGGCCGCCAGGAAAATCATGCGATTTCTACTCCGATGTCGCCATAG GGCGAGAGAACTGAAAAAGGCCAAGGAACATGAGAGCTCGCCAAAGAGCCCCGTCACAATGTAA